A genomic region of Haliotis asinina isolate JCU_RB_2024 chromosome 1, JCU_Hal_asi_v2, whole genome shotgun sequence contains the following coding sequences:
- the LOC137257242 gene encoding piggyBac transposable element-derived protein 4-like has product MAKIEKREVLWTKSYGIPLIRAAMSRSRFKELLIFFRFDDKCTRSARKEKDKFAPFRDVWEKFHSCLGRHYIPGTNLTVDEQLVPFRGRCSFIQYMPMKPDKYGIKLFWIVDSDSFYPLKCIPYVGKEGHNRQVGLGRQITLDLCRPFFQSNRNITADNFFVDLHLAKELLSNGLTLVGTVRQNKRFLPTDFTAKTGRQLHDSTFGFNDKTTIVSYQCKKRKCVTVLSTMHSDKEVDQSAKKKPEIILFYNATKGGVDTMDHMAHKYTTKHKTKRWPLVMFFNMLDIAGLAAYVIWKTKYPAWKVSNNDRRRAYLQAAAEGQTQSVYQEIYNSTQCDVSSLMEHLMILKRTP; this is encoded by the coding sequence ATGGCAAAAATAGAGAAGAGAGAAGTACTGTGGACCAAATCATATGGCATTCCTTTGATCAGAGCTGCAATGTCCCGAAGCAGATTTAAAGaacttttaatattttttcGGTTTGACGATAAATGCACCAGGTCAGCCAGAAAAGAAAAAGACAAGTTTGCCCCATTCCGTGATGTTTGGGAGAAATTCCACTCCTGTCTTGGCCGCCACTATATTCCAGGCACAAATCTGACCGTTGATGAGCAGCTGGTTCCCTTCAGAGGGAGGTGTTCTTTCATCCAGTATATGCCTATGAAACCAGACAAATATGGCATAAAGCTCTTTTGGATTGTGGATTCTGACAGTTTCTACCCTCTGAAATGCATCCCATATGTTGGAAAAGAAGGTCATAACAGACAAGTTGGACTAGGCAGACAAATCACTTTGGACTTGTGTCGTCCATTCTTCCAGTCAAATAGGAACATCACTGCAGACAACTTTTTTGTTGATCTTCATCTTGCAAAGGAGTTGCTCTCCAATGGACTGACACTTGTTGGAACTGTTCGACAAAACAAGCGCTTCCTTCCAACGGATTTTACTGCAAAGACTGGCAGGCAGCTCCATGACTCTACTTTTGGGTTCAATGACAAGACAACAATTGTCTCGTATCAGTGTAAGAAGAGGAAGTGTGTGACAGTGCTCAGTACCATGCACAGTGACAAAGAGGTGGACCAGTCCGCcaagaagaagccagaaataatTCTCTTCTATAATGCCACAAAAGGGGGAGTTGACACTATGGATCATATGGCCCACAAGTATACTACCAAACACAAGACAAAGCGTTGGCCACTTGTCATGTTCTTCAACATGCTTGACATTGCAGGACTAGCAGCATATGTCATCTGGAAGACGAAGTATCCAGCATGGAAGGTGTCAAACAATGATCGAAGACGTGCATATCTACAGGCTGCTGCTGAAGGGCAAACCCAGTCGGTCTATCAAGAGATATACAACAGTACACAATGCGATGTGTCCTCCCTGATGGAGCACCTCATGATACTGAAGAGGACCCCGTGA